From the genome of Mauremys reevesii isolate NIE-2019 unplaced genomic scaffold, ASM1616193v1 Contig131, whole genome shotgun sequence, one region includes:
- the LOC120392986 gene encoding protein FAM170B-like isoform X2 produces MVHNQGLPAEAPETNLGAAQDGSESQRSRESPPHQGVSAASPVHEETAVEGVSAGKPGPEKTAEEGGSAPAGPRDQSQHTSVITSVTSHSSNRGVEPVASNLPCAQPPCESPGSGEKRKRSARGREAEEEAEEKALYYMKVRAVNGVSVAWETGAGFEAIRKRPRIFKSKYIGGESFAGSDLSSSHTKSELGDVDSEAECGVEGPAEEAPQQQTGAPPEWLLTMEQGVRCLACCRVFPSLEALTHHVKQGLREGFSCRVYYRVLGQLRARDRSQGRRQRGGRGRQPRVRECSKCGGQIRRPRKAAQ; encoded by the exons ATGGTGCACAACCAAGGGCTTCCTGCCGAGGCCCCAGAGACGAACCTTGGAGCTGCCCAGGACGGGTCAG AGTCGCAGAGATCAAGGGAGTCGCCCCCTCATCAGGGC GTCTCTGCCGCAAGCCCAGTTCATGAGGAAACAGCAGTGGAGGGGGTCTCTGCCGGAAAGCCTGGTCCTGAGAaaacagcagaggaggggggctctgcccctgctggccccagggaccaAAGCCAGCACACCTCTGTGATCACATCTGTCACCAGCCACTCCTCCAACCGTGGCGTGGAACCCGTGGCCTCCAACCTCCCGTGTGCGCAGCCGCCATGTGAGTCTCCCGGCTCAGGCGAGAAGAGAAAGCGCTCGGCACGTGGCAGAGAGGccgaggaggaggcagaagaaaaggCCCTTTATTATATGAAGGTCCGGGCTGTGAACGGCGTCTCAGTGGCCTGGGAGACCGGGGCCGGCTTTGAAGCCATTCGGAAGCGGCCTCGGATCTTTAAGAGCAAGTACATCGGCGGAGAAAGCTTTGCCGGCTCGGACCTGAGCAGCTCCCACACCAAGTCGGAGCTGGGGGACGTGGACTCGGAGGCAGAGTGCGGCGTTGAGGGGCCGGCAGAGGAGGCGCCGCAGCAGCAGACGGGAGCGCCCCCGGAGTGGCTCCTCACCATGGAGCAGGGCGTGCGGTGCCTGGCCTGCTGCCGAGTCTTTCCCAGCCTGGAGGCCCTGACCCACCATGTTAAGCAGGGGCTGCGCGAAGGCTTCAGCTGCCGCGTGTACTACCGGGTGCTGGGGCAGCTGAGGGCGAGAGACAGGTCCCAGGGGAGACGGCAACGCGGGGGCCGGGGACGCCAGCCACGCGTCCGGGAGTGCAGCAAGTGTGGGGGACAGATACGGCGCCCACGCAAGGCTGCCCAATAG
- the LOC120392986 gene encoding protein FAM170B-like isoform X1 has translation MVHNQGLPAEAPETNLGAAQDGSESQRSRESPPHQGVSAGSPGPEKTAEQGVSAASPVHEETAVEGVSAGKPGPEKTAEEGGSAPAGPRDQSQHTSVITSVTSHSSNRGVEPVASNLPCAQPPCESPGSGEKRKRSARGREAEEEAEEKALYYMKVRAVNGVSVAWETGAGFEAIRKRPRIFKSKYIGGESFAGSDLSSSHTKSELGDVDSEAECGVEGPAEEAPQQQTGAPPEWLLTMEQGVRCLACCRVFPSLEALTHHVKQGLREGFSCRVYYRVLGQLRARDRSQGRRQRGGRGRQPRVRECSKCGGQIRRPRKAAQ, from the exons ATGGTGCACAACCAAGGGCTTCCTGCCGAGGCCCCAGAGACGAACCTTGGAGCTGCCCAGGACGGGTCAG AGTCGCAGAGATCAAGGGAGTCGCCCCCTCATCAGGGCGTCTCTGCCGGGAGCCCTGGTCCTGAGAAAACAGCGGAGCAGGGGGTCTCTGCCGCAAGCCCAGTTCATGAGGAAACAGCAGTGGAGGGGGTCTCTGCCGGAAAGCCTGGTCCTGAGAaaacagcagaggaggggggctctgcccctgctggccccagggaccaAAGCCAGCACACCTCTGTGATCACATCTGTCACCAGCCACTCCTCCAACCGTGGCGTGGAACCCGTGGCCTCCAACCTCCCGTGTGCGCAGCCGCCATGTGAGTCTCCCGGCTCAGGCGAGAAGAGAAAGCGCTCGGCACGTGGCAGAGAGGccgaggaggaggcagaagaaaaggCCCTTTATTATATGAAGGTCCGGGCTGTGAACGGCGTCTCAGTGGCCTGGGAGACCGGGGCCGGCTTTGAAGCCATTCGGAAGCGGCCTCGGATCTTTAAGAGCAAGTACATCGGCGGAGAAAGCTTTGCCGGCTCGGACCTGAGCAGCTCCCACACCAAGTCGGAGCTGGGGGACGTGGACTCGGAGGCAGAGTGCGGCGTTGAGGGGCCGGCAGAGGAGGCGCCGCAGCAGCAGACGGGAGCGCCCCCGGAGTGGCTCCTCACCATGGAGCAGGGCGTGCGGTGCCTGGCCTGCTGCCGAGTCTTTCCCAGCCTGGAGGCCCTGACCCACCATGTTAAGCAGGGGCTGCGCGAAGGCTTCAGCTGCCGCGTGTACTACCGGGTGCTGGGGCAGCTGAGGGCGAGAGACAGGTCCCAGGGGAGACGGCAACGCGGGGGCCGGGGACGCCAGCCACGCGTCCGGGAGTGCAGCAAGTGTGGGGGACAGATACGGCGCCCACGCAAGGCTGCCCAATAG